A stretch of Triticum aestivum cultivar Chinese Spring chromosome 1D, IWGSC CS RefSeq v2.1, whole genome shotgun sequence DNA encodes these proteins:
- the LOC123182406 gene encoding E3 ubiquitin-protein ligase SIRP1, which yields MAEADITRYWCHECQQAVEEAMVEELKCPLCDGGFVEEMTVEQVEALTEQGATQWDPLDNPFEQAGSPGDSDDEDNSDIGREFEGFIRRHRRASALRRVLDSIHDDLRDDRERDNSVLISAFNQALALQGAALDPDEDRGDHGNANNDDGLLDEYVLGAGLSLLLQHLAENDPSRYGTPPTKKEAVEALPTVKIEEVVSCSVCLDDLDIGSQAKQLPCEHKFHSPCILPWLELHSSCPVCRFELPSDETKDLSEPSNVDRIESSHEEARADGPGNNGEDSNTNDREDSNRPWALVPWFNGLFSTPEPQTVRATLTDQQLPPASGTNPNAGHS from the coding sequence ATGGCAGAAGCTGACATCACGCGGTACTGGTGCCATGAATGTCAGCAGGCCGTCGAGGAGGCCATGGTGGAGGAGCTCAAGTGTCCATTGTGTGATGGTGGGTTCGTCGAAGAGATGACCGTTGAGCAGGTTGAGGCATTGACAGAGCAAGGGGCAACTCAGTGGGACCCTCTGGACAACCCTTTTGAGCAGGCAGGATCGCCGGGGGACAGCGATGATGAAGATAATAGTGATATAGGCCGTGAGTTTGAGGGTTTCATCAGAAGGCATCGACGGGCATCGGCACTGCGCCGTGTGCTTGACAGCATCCATGATGACCTTAGAGATGACAGGGAAAGGGACAACTCCGTTCTGATCAGTGCTTTCAACCAGGCCCTCGCTCTACAAGGTGCAGCGCTTGACCCTGACGAGGACCGAGGTGACCATGGTAACGCAAATAATGATGATGGTTTGCTAGATGAGTATGTCCTCGGGGCAGGGCTTAGTCTGCTTCTTCAACATTTGGCTGAGAATGACCCGAGCCGGTATGGTACTCCTCCAACGAAGAAAGAAGCAGTCGAAGCCCTGCCCACGGTCAAAATCGAAGAGGTTGTCAGCTGTTCAGTCTGTCTTGATGATCTTGATATAGGGTCCCAGGCTAAGCAGTTGCCTTGTGAACATAAGTTCCACTCACCATGTATCCTGCCATGGCTTGAACTCCATAGTTCCTGCCCAGTTTGCCGGTTTGAGCTGCCATCTGATGAGACAAAAGACTTGAGCGAGCCTAGCAACGTTGATCGAATAGAGAGCAGCCATGAGGAGGCAAGAGCTGATGGCCCTGGAAACAATGGTGAGGACAGTAACACAAACGACAGGGAGGACAGTAACAGACCTTGGGCCCTTGTTCCTTGGTTTAATGGCCTATTCTCGACACCTGAGCCGCAAACTGTCAGAGCTACTTTGACTGATCAGCAGCTGCCTCCTGCTTCTGGAACCAACCCAAATGCAGGGCATAGTTGA